In the genome of Candidatus Bathyarchaeota archaeon, the window AAAATTTTTTTAGACAATTTTTTAGATGATAAGATGGGATTCATAAATAATGCCATGTTATAATTCATTAACAACGTTAAATTTAAATTTCAGCTAACAGGATACATGCTTAACCACAAACTAAAAGTAAATATTAGGTATATACATAAACCGAAAATCTTAAAATATGAAAATGATAAAAATTAGCGCATTATCATTGAAAAAGGAGGGAAAAAATATTTTTGATAGCTAAAGTTTGCAAGGAAAGCAAGCTTGCGCAGTTCTTTAACAAGCTTTTAGAAGAATACGATATAATTGCACCTAAAAAAAAGAAGAATCTTTATGAGTTTAGTGAAGTAAACGATTTTAGGGAAGTAGCCTTAGATTATTCAACAACAATTCTACCCCCAAAAAAATATCTTATACCTCAAAAAGAAAACTTGTTAAGATTTGTTAAAGGCGAAATCACCTCTGAAGAACCGCAACTTAAAAAGAAGCAAGTAATTTTTGGTATTCATGCATGCGATTTAAACGCTTTCCTTTTGCTTGATAAAGTTTTCATGGATAAGTTTCCCTGTCCTAGATACGTTAAAAGAAGAGAAAACTTAATTACTATAGCTTTAACTTGCATAAATCCTAGCGATACTTGTTTCTGTGAATCTATTGGGACTGGTCCAACACCAAGTAAGGGTTACGACCTTTTATTAACAAAAATTAATGAGAATTATTATTTAATAGAATCTGGAAGTGAAACTGGAGAAAAATTAATTAAGTTGGTTGAAGGTAAAGAAGCATCTTCTAAAGAGTTAGAAGAAAAAAATAAAGTTATAGAGCTAACTAAACAAAAATTTAAAAGAAGAATATATGTGGATAATCTTCCAGAATTAATTCAAAAAAATTTAAATCATGAATTATGGCGTTTACTTGGTGAAGTGGATTTAGCGTGCGGCCAATGCGTTCTATCCTGTCCTACATGTTATTGTTTTGATGTTAAAGATGAATTAAATCTAAGTTTAGATAGCGGAATACGCTATAAAGAATGGGATGCTTGCTTCTTACTGGAATTTGCTGAAGTAGCTTTAGGAGGAAACTTTAGAAAAGATAGATCTGCAAGAGTTAGGCAATTTATGGGACATAACCTTGGTTGGGGGGGAGCACTTCAATACGATGTTTTTAATGGCGAATTAAAATGTGTTGGTTGTGGACGGTGCATAAAAACATGTCCTGTTGGAATAGATATAACTGAGGTTGCTGCTGTAATTAAAGGTGAAAAAAGTGTATCAGAAGTAACAGCTATAAAAAATATTTTAACAAATGTAGGTGAGAAAAATGCAAGATCCATATGAATTAAATGAATGTGTAATTAAAAAAATTAGGTTTGAAACCAAAGATACAAACACTTATACTTTAGCTTTTCCAAATGATTTAATAATTCCTGAAGAGGAATTTAAACCTGGAAGGTTTATACTGCTTTCAATATTCGGTTTTGGAGAAGCGGCTTTTTCTTTAAGCTCTTTAATTCAAAATGGAACTTTTGAAACAACTATTAGAAAAGTTGGTAATTTTACGCAAAAGCTTCATTCATGCAAGGAAGGAGATAAATTGTATATGAGAGGGCCATATGGTGAAGGTTGGCCTATAGATAAAGCTGAAGGGAAAGATATTCTTTTAGTTGCTGGAGGAATAGGGCTTGCACCATTAAGACCTGTTATCCTTCATATTGCTAAAAATAGAAGTAAATATGGAAGGCTTGAAATTCTTTATGGAGCTAGAACTCCCAACGATATGATATTTACAAGCGAATTTGAAACTTGGAGAAAAATTCCAAACTCTATTTTACGTTTAACAGTTGATGCTGTTCCTAGAGGAGTTAAATGGAACTATAAAATAGGGGTAGTTCCAATTCTTTTTGAAGATATGGAAACAACACCTGATAACGCTATAGTTATGACTTGTGGACCAGAAATAATGATGCATTTTGTAGTTAAAGGGCTTATTGCTAAAGGTTTTTCTGAAGATCAAATCTATGTTTCTCTTGAAAGAAGAATGAAATGTGGTATAGCTCAATGTGGTCATTGCCAAGTAGGAAAAAAATATGTTTGTAAAGATGGGCCTGTTTTCGCTTATTCTGAAATAAAAGGTTTACCTGATTTAACGATTTAAAAATTGGAGGTTTAAAATTTGAGTGAAAAATTAAAAGTAGCTGTAGTTAAAATGACTGGATGCGCAGGTTGCCAAATGGAATTTTTAAGACTTGAGGATGAACTTTTAGATTTATTAAAAAATGTTGAAATTTCCTACTTTGTTATGGCTAAAAGGGTTAATCTTGAAGGTCCATATGATGCGACTTTTATTGAAGGTTCAATTTCAACTCCAAGAGAACTAAATGAATTAAGAGAGTTAAGAGCGAAATCTAAACTTTTAATTGCTTTTGGAGATTGCGCATGTACAGGATGTATTCCTTCAATCCTAAATTGGGTACCACCAGCTGTTTCAGCTAAAGTTTATGATGATTTTTCAGCGATTCACTCTAAAAAAGAATCGTTCCAAAGAATAATTCCATTAAAGGAATTCGTTAAAATTGATGTTGAGTTGAAAGGCTGTCCTCCACACAAAAACCTTATTCTAGAAGTTATTAAAAGTGCTTTGATTCAAAGAAAACCACTTCTTAGAACTCATCCAGTATGCATTGAATGTAAACTTAAAGAAAATGTTTGTTTGCTTACCTTTGAGGGGCGACCTTGTATGGGACCAATTACAGCTGCAGGTTGCGGAGCATTATGTCCATCATTAAATAGGGTATGTGAAGGTTGTTATGGGCCTATGAGTGATGCTAACGCTAAATCATTAGCTGAAACCTTTCTAGTTAAATGTGGTTTATCAAAAAATGATATTGCTAGAAAATTTAGAAAATATGCGGGAATAACTCCTGCTTTATTTGAGGAGGCGAATAAAAGTTATGAGCATTGAAAAAAATATTGAAGTAGGTTACATATCTAGAGTTGAAGGTCAAGGAGAAATTAAAATAAAGATTGTGAATGGTTTTGTGGAAGAAGCTAGATTTGGAATATTTGAGCCGCCTAAATTCTTTGAGGCTTTTTTAGTTGGAAGAAAATACAGTGAGGTTCATGAGTTAACTTCTAGAATATGCGGTATATGTCCTGTTCCACATCAAATATGTGCTTTACGAGCTATAGAAAATGCTTTAAAACTTGAAGTTAGTGAGCAAACTATAAAATTAAGAAGGCTTATGAATTTCGCTAATCATTTGCAAAGCCATGCTTTAAATCTTTATTTATTAGCTGCACCAGATTATCTCGGTTATGAAAGCGCTATTTCAATGGTTGAAAAATACCCTGATATTGTTAAAAAAGGTTTAATGCTTAAGAAACTTGGAAATGACCTTACTGAAGCTATTGGAGGAAAAGCTATACATCCTGTCTCAGCTATAGTAGGGGGCTTCACACATTTACCCTCAAAAACGATGCTTGAAGAGTTAAGGAAAAGGTTAAAAAACGCTTTAAAAGATGGTGAAGAAACAGTAGAGTTTTTCGCTAACTTAGATATACCTAACTTCGAAAGAAAATGCGAGCAAATAGCTTTAGTAAGAAAAGATACATATCCTATAAATGATGGAATGCTTGCTTCAACAGAAGGTTTAAACATAAATGAACAAGATTATAGAAAATATATTAAAGAGATTCAGGCTGATTACTCTTGGGCTAAACATTCTATTGTTAATGGAAGAGGCTCATTCATGGTTGGTCCTTTAGCTAGAGTAAACTTAAACTTTAATTGTTTAGCTGATAAAGCTAAAGCTGCAGCTGAAAAAATAGGTTTTAAACCAACAGTTTATCAACCATTTAAAGCGCTTATAGCTAGAGCTATAGAACTTTTAAATTGTATAGAATATTCCTTAATGCTTATTGATGATTTAATTCCTCTTAAAAACGAAATTATTACTGAAGAAGAAATTAAACCTAAAGCTGGGGTAGGTTGCGCTATAGTTGAAGCACCTCGAGGAATTCTTTATCATTGTTATGAACTTGATAACAAGGGAATAGTAAGGAAGGCTGATATAGTAACACCTACAGCCCATAATGCTAAAAATATTGATGAAGACTTAAAAGTTTATGCTACGCAAATACATGATTTACCTTTGGAAGAAGCCACTTTAAAATGCGAAATGCTTGTTAGAGCTTATGACCCTTGCATTTCCTGCTCTGTCCATGTAACTAACTTAAAAAATATAAGATAAACTTTTTACAATTTTATTTTTTAACCTCCATTTTTATTATAAAAATTGGCAATACTCTTCTATTTTTTAACCTCTAGTAAGTAAAATAGGGTCGATAATAAAAATTGAAATGTAACATCTGGATTTCTGAAGAAAAAAGCTTAATTATTGTGATGCTTATTACAAGTGGGATAATGATTCTTGAAATTATTGGTGGATTAATCTCTAATAGTTTAGCTTTATTAAGTGATGCTTGGCATATGCTTTCAGATTTAACAGCTTTACTTATTTGTTTTATAGCTGGAAAATTAGCTTCGAAACCTCCTACAAAAGATAAAACTTATGGTTACTATAGAATTGAAGTTTTATCAGCATTAATTAACGGATTTCTTCTTGTTTTAATAGCTGCATTCATTTTTCGTGAAGCGTTTTATAGGTTTATTCACAAAACTGAAGTTAAAAGTTTAGAAATGTTAACTATAGCTGTTATAGGGTTAATCGCTAACTTAATTTCCATAAGTTTTCTTTCTAAACACTTATTAAATTTAAACATTAAGGCTGCTTTTCTTCATATTTTAGGCGATTCTATTTCATCTGTTGGAGTTATAATTGGAGCTTTGACAATATTTTTTACAAAATGGCATATTGTTGACCCAATAATAGGCGTAATAATAAGCGTAATAATAATTTATGGTACAGGAAAAATGCTTTCTACCGCTCTTCATATTCTTTTAGAGGGAGTACCAAAGCATATTGATATAAATAAAGTAAAAGAATCTTTAAAAAGTATTAATGGTGTTATTGACGTTCACGATATTCATGTATGGAGCATAACATCTTACATCCATTGTTTTAGTGCTCACTTAATAGTTGAATCCTGGGCTATTAAAGAATCTAATATAATATTAAATAAATTAAAACAAATCCTGAAAACTAAGTATGGAATAACACATTCAACATTACAACTTGAAGAAGAGGGATACGAGGAAATTGGTGAAATCCATAACTTTCAATAAAGCTTAAAATTTTTCGAAAGGCTTAAAAATGATTTATTAATGATTGATTATTAAAATTATTTGAAGAGTTGAGTGAAAATTGAAAATTGCAGCTGTAGGTGATTCAATTTTCGTTTCAGGTTTCGCATTAATTGGTGCTGAAAGTTTTGAAATTAAAAGTGAAGAAGAACTCACTCATACCTTAAAACAACTTATTGAAAGTAACAATTACGCTGTTATAATTTTACCTGAAAGATTTGTTGAAAACACGAAAGAGCTTAGATTTAAACTTATTAAAGAAGGAAAAATCACTCCTATATTTGCTTTTATACCTGATTACACTGGAATTAAAGGTAAAAGAATTGAAGAATTAAAGAAAAGTATAAGCTTAGCTGTAGGAGCAGAGTTAAAACTGTAATGATAAAAATCCTAACTAAAAATTAATAATTAGTTATGCAGTTAAGGAATGTTGAGAGTGAGGGAGAAATAATGAGTTTAGAAGAATTAATTGAAGAAGAAAGAAAAGCTTTAAAAATAATTGAAGACGCTAAAGTTGAAGCTGAAAAAATAATTTCTGAAGCTAAAAAGAAAGCTGAAGAAGTTTTAAGCAGAGTGACTAAAAGAGAACTTATAGAGGCTAGAATAAAAGAAGAGGAAAAGAAAGCTGAAGCTGAAGCTGAAGAAATTCGAAAAAAACATGAAGCTGAAGCTGAAAAAATCAAGTTAATGGTTGAAGAACGTATTCAAAAAGCTGTTAATTTAGTTTTAACGGAGGTTCTTAAAATTGAGTGAAGCTTTAGAAGTTATTAAGTCAGAAATAATAAGAAGAAGCCGTGAAGAAGCTGAAAAAATAATTTCTGAAGCTAAAAAGAAAGCTGAAGAAATAATTAACTCAGCTGAAAAGAAAGCTGAAGACATTTTAGCTAAATCTATTAAACCTGAGATTGCTGTTATGAGAAAAAGAATTTTAGGTGCAGCTCAACTTGAAGGAAGAAAAATGATTCTTAAGGCTAAAGATGAAGCTATATCCAAAGTTTTCAATATTGTGGAAGAAAAATTAAAGGAAATAGCTAGTGGAAAAAATAAAGAGCATAAATATGAGGATATATTGTTTAAACTTATTAAAGAAGCAGCTTCAAAAATTGAAGAAAAAGAGTTAATCATAACTTCTAACGAGCAAACCTTAACTTATCTAAGTAATAATTTGAAAGAAATCGAGGATAAACTTAAAAGTGAATTGGGATTTGAAGTTAAGTTAAAAATTGAGAATAACCCATGCAATTGTATAGGCGGCGTAATAGTTTACAATAAGGATAAAACAAAAATTTTTTACAATCTTATTGAAGGAAGATTGCTTAAACTAAAAGAAACTTTAAGAGGTAAAATAGGTGAAATCCTGTTTAGTTAAAATTTTTTGAGGTGTATATATTTTGGTTATAAAAGGTAAAATTAAAAGAGTTAACGGTTCTTTAGTTGTAGCTGAGGGGCTTCACGGCGCGAAAATTGGTGATGTAGTTCATATAGGTGAACTAAAACTTATTGGTGAAGTTGTTAGAATATTTGGTGGAGATGTAGCTTTACAATGTTATGAAGATACAAGCGGTCTTAAACCTGGTGAACCAGTTGTATCAACTGGTAGACCTTTATCAGCGGAATTAGGACCAGGATTAATTGGAGGAATATTTGATGGTTTAGAGTTTTCTGAAATGGCAATGTGGCATCTTGTTGGGCCATTCATGAAGAAAGGTGTAAAATTAGAGCCTTTAGATAGAAAAAAGAAATGGAATTTTACACCTAAAGTTAAAAAAGGCGATAAAGTTATTGAAGGTGATATAATAGGGGTTGTTCCAGAAACAAGCGTTATAGAACATAGAATTCTTGTTCCAGTTGGTTTAAAAGGAACTATAACTGAAATTAAAGAAGGAGAATTCACTGTTGAAGATGAAGTAGCTTACATAAAGCTTCCTGATGGAGGAGAAGCAGGAATAAAACTTATGCAATTATGGCCTGTAAGGGTTCCTAGACCTTATAAAGTTAGACTCCCATCTGTTGAACCTTTAATTACTGGACAAAGAGTTATAGATTCATTTTTCCCAGTTGCTAAAGGTGGAACAGCAGCTATTCCTGGAGGATTCGGAACAGGAAAAACAGTTACACTTCATCAATTAGCTAAATGGTCTGATGCCCATATAATAGTATATATAGGATGCGGAGAAAGAGGAAATGAAATGGCTGATGTTATAACACATTTCCCAATGCTTGAAGATCCAAGAACTGGAAAAAAACTTATTGAAAGATCTATTTTCATAGCTAACGTTAGTAACCTTCCTGTTTCAGCTAGAGAAGCAAGCATATATATGGGTCTTACAATAGCTGAATACTATAGAGATCAAGGTTACGATGTAGCTATAATGGCTGATTCAACATCAAGATGGGCTGAAGCCTTAAGAGATATTTCAGGTAGACTTGAAGAAATCCCAGCTGAAGGCGGTTACCCAGCATATTTAGCTGAAAGAATAGCTGAATTTTATGAAAGAAGCGGAAGAGTAATAACTTTAGGTAAAGAGGAAAGAATTGGTTCTGTAACAATCATGGGTGCTGTTTCTCCACCTGGAGGAGACTTTAGCGAACCTGTAACATCTCTAACTTTAAGGTTTGTTGGGACACTTTGGGCTTTAGATACTGAATTAGCTTTTAGAAGGCATTTCCCAGCTATTAATTGGCTTTTAAGTTTCAGTCGTTACACAGATTTATTAAAAGACTTTTGGTCTAAATATGATCCTGATTGGCTTTACTTTAGGGATAGAGCTTTATCACTTCTTGAAGAAGCTTCTAAAATAGAGGAAACCGCTAGAATTATTGGAGAAAAAGCTTTACCTGAAGAACAACGTTTAGTTTTATTTATTTCTGAAATTATAAGGGAAGGATTCTTAGTTCAACAAGCTTACCATGAAGTTGACACTTATTGCGAACCAGAAAAACAAGCTAAAATGCTTAGGTTTTTAATTGAATTTTATGATATGCTTGAACCATTAGTTAGGGCAGGGGTTCCAGTAGAAAAAATAAGGGAGTTACCCTTAATAGTTGAAGTGATGCGTTTAAAAGAAAGAAAAGGTGTTGAAGCTATTGAAAAAGTTAGAACAGAAGCTAAATCTGAAATTAAAAAACTTAGTGAAGAATATGGTTTAGTTATAGCTTAATTATTTTTTATGGAGGGGAAAGGTAATGGTTGAAAAAGCTGGGCTTATTTACAGGTCAACAAGCGAAATTAAAGGACCGTTGCTTGTAGTTCAAGGCGTTAAAGGCGCCGCTTATAATGAGCTTGTAGAAGTGAAGCTTCCTGACGGTTCAGAAATGATTGGAACAGTTTTAGATACATTCAGTGATAAAGCCGTAATTCAAGTTTTCGGTGCAACAGAAGGGTTAGAACTTAAAGTTTCAGTTAGATTCACTGGTGAAGTTATTAATATTCCTTTATCAGATGATCTTATAGGAAGAGTTTTTAGTGGAAGCTTTAAACCTTTAGATCATTTACCTGAACCCATAGGTAAAGAACGAAGAGAAATTTTTGGTTCAGTTATTAATCCAGCAGCTAGAGAACCTCCAAGCGAATTCATTCAAACAGGTATTTCAGCTATAGATGGAATGAATTCTCTTGTTAGAGGTCAAAAATTGCCTTTCTTTTCTGAAGCAGGTTTACCACATAATATTGCAGCTGCTCAAGTAGCTAGACAAGCTACAATCCCTGGTAAAGAAGAAGAATTTGCTGTAGTCTTTTGCGCTATGGGAATAAAACATGAAGAATATGAATTCTTTAGAAGAGAATTTGAAAAAACTGGTGCTTTAGAGAATTCTGTTATGATCCTTAATTTAGCTGATGACCCAATTATTGAAAGAATTATTGCGCCTAGAGTTGCTCAAACAATAGCTGAATATTTAGCTTTTAATCTTGATATGCATGTCCTTACAATTTTAACAGACATGACTAATTATGGTGAAGCTTTAAGATCAATTTCTGTAGCTAGAGAAGAAGTCCCAACTAGAAAGGGTTACCCAGGTTATTTATATACTGATTTAGCTACAATTTACGAAAGGGCTGGAAAAATAAAAGGAAAAAAAGGTTCAGTAACCTTAATGCCTATTTTAACTATGCCTGGAGGCGATATAACGCATCCAATACCAGATTTAAGCGGTTACATAACTGAAGGACAATTAATTCTTGATAAAGATTTATATCTTAGAGGTATTTATCCACCTATAAATGTTCTTCCATCACTTTCAAGACTCATGAAAGACGGTGTAGGCCCAGGAAGAACAAGAGAAGACCACTTAGGTGTCTCAAACCAATTGTACATGGCTTACGCTGAAGGAGTAAAGGCTAGAGGTTTAGTTAGAATTATTGGAGAAGTTGGATTAAGCGAAAGAGAAAGAAAATACTTAAGGTTTGCAGAGGAATTTGAAAGAAAATTCGTTAATCAAGGAGTTTACGAAAATAGATCTTTAGAAAGAACGCTTGAAATAGCTTGGGATTTGCTTTCAATGCTTCCAGAAGATGAATTAATAAGAGTTAAAGAAGAGCATATAAAGAAGTATCATCCAAAATACAAAGCTGCTGCAGTTTAACTGGAGCGTTAACCAAATGCCGGTAGGTTTAGGAGCTGGAATAAAACCTACACGAGGTTTTCTTCTTCAACTTAAAAAAAGAGTAGGCTTTATTGAAGAAGGTTATAAACTTCTTGAATTAAAAAGAGACGAGTTAGCTAATGAACTTAGAATAAATCTAGAAGAGCTTAGCATTAAAAAGAAAGCGTTCGAAGAAAAAATTGAAGCTGCATTTAAAAACTTAAGTTTAGCATATGCACTTTTAGGTTCTAAAGAAATAACTTCTCAATCTGAAGCTGTTGAAAAAAATTTTGAAGTTGAAATTTTACCTAAAAGTGTAATGGGAATTCTAGTACCTTACTTAAAAATTATAAATAAACCCTCTATAATTAATAAACTTGGGCCTATAGCTAGATTTGTAGCTAAACAATTCAGTGATTTAATTGAAGAGCTTCTTAAAGTTGCTGAGCTTGAAGCTAGAATAGAAAGAATAGCTGATGATTTAGAGAAAACAAATAGAAAAGTAAATGCGCTTGAAAAAATAGTTATACCGCAATATAAACTTATTATAAAACAAATAGAGGATAGATTAGATGAAGATATGCTTGAAGAGTTTATTAGAACAAAGTTTGTTAGAGCTGTAATAGCTAAAAGGAGAGCTTAAAATTATGCCTGAATACTTAATTGTTAGATGCCATGGGTTAAAAACTCATCTTCTTCCAAATCAAGCTATAGAAGCTTTAGCTTCATCAAAAAACATTAAAGAGTTTGCTGATGTTTTAGCTTCAACAGATTACGGCAATAAAATAAGAGAGTTAAAAGAAATAAACGCTTATGAACTAGAACAAATATTCACTGATGAATTAATAAAAAGGTATAGTTACGTAGTGAATGCCGCCTCAAATACTATGCAAGATTTTTTAAAAGTTTACGCTAAAAGATTCGAGATTGAAGCTTTAACTAAAATTTTAAGGAGTAAAACTTCTAAAACAACTACAAGCAAAAATATTAAATCTTTTCTTCCTTCAATTCAAGAGTTATCAACTTTAAATTTAGATAGATTAATTGAAGCTGAAACTATAGAACGAACAATTGAGCTTCTTAAAGGAACAGCTTACTTTAAAATAGTTAAAAGCTTAGAGTTTTACCAAAAATATAACAGTGTTTTACCTTTAGAAACACATTTAAAAAAAATCTATTATGAAATGGTTTTTCAAGCTTTAGAAACTCTTCCAAATGAAGATCAAGAAGAAATAAAAAAGCTTTTAGGAATTGAAATTGATGCATTAAATTGCTTTACTGCTTTATCCCCTATTCTCTATAATTATGCGCCTGAATTAACCAAGCAAATGCTTATACCTTTCTTTTTTAAAGTACCTTTATCAAGTCTTAAAGAAGTTATAGAATCTAAAAGCTTACACACAGCATTAACAGTTTTTAAAGGTTATGAAAACGTAATTAAACCTTTAGTGGAGAAAGGAGATGAAGTTTTAACTGAAATCAATGTTTTTAAGCTTCTTAAAGAGAAAGCTGATGAAATTATGGTGAAATCCAGTATAAACTTTGCTTACGCAATAGCTTACCTTGCTTTATGCGAAATTGAATGGAGAAACCTTACTTTAATAGCGTTTTTAACGCAGCAAAATATTGAAGCCAAACCATACTTAATACTTTAACTTTTACTTTTGCCTGTAATACTTGACTATAGACACTAAAATTATACCTAAAACAATTGGAAGAACAAAAGCTAATATTAAACCTATAATAAAACCTAAAATGATTGATTTACGTTTTAAAATGAAAATTATTCCAATTGCTTGAAATCCAATTAAAATAGAAAAATAAATAATTGCTAATTTGATGTTTAAGGTTTTAACTTGGTTTTTTTGCATTTTACTCTTAAGTTATCCATATTAGGAACGCTATGAGAAGACCATAAATCGCTATTCCTTCAGCCATACCAACATAAACGATTGTTCTACCGAATAACTCAGGTTTCTCAGTTATTGTTGCTGAAGCTGCTGCACCAGTTTTAGCTACTGCGTATCCTGCGCCGATAGAAGATAACCCTACTCCTAAAGCCATAGCAAGGAATTTACCTTCTTGAGGGACTGTTTCTTGCGCTGCTAAAGCAACGCTTGTTAATCCAACCAATAAATAAAACGCCATTACTAGAGAGATTAATAATTTTTTCAGCTTCATTTTGGATCACGATACCCTTTTTTACGCATTTTCCCCTTTTTAAAGTTTACTATAGCAAATCAACAAGTTAATGAAAAAGAGTAAATTATATATACTTAAAATTCTTTACTTTATTGTTTACAATAATAGCTCTGTTGAAAACTGCTTTAATGGTGGTGAAAAAGAATGGATGACGCTTTAAATTTACTGCTTCAATCCCTTATTATACCTGCTGCCTTTTCAGTTTTAATTCTTCCTTTAGGAAAAGTTTATAAACAAAAATCTGGTTGGATTGTATTTTTGGTTTTACTTTATCCAACTATAATTTACAGTTATATAACATTAAATCTTTTTACAGGTTTTATTAAGGATGGAATTAAAGCTTCCTATGTTTGGGCGCCATATATAGGGAACTTAACGTTGCTTGCTGATGGTTTAAGCGCTCCAATCGCTTTTACTATAGCTTTACTTTCAGCTTTAATAGCTATTTACTCGATTGGATATATGACTGAAGCTGAAAACATTGAAGTTTACTATTCTCTATATCTGCTTTATGCTGTAGGGATGCTTGGTACAGTTCTTACAACTAATTTAGCAGCTTTCTTTCTATTTTTCGAGTTAATGCTTATCCCTTCATGGGCTTTAATTGCTGTTTGGGGAACTGGCCCTAAAGAAGCTATTGCTTTTAAATATTTTATGTTTACTGAAGCAGGAGCGCTTTCTTTATTAACTGGAATTTTAATAACGCGCTTTCAATTTGGAACATTCGAAATTTTTGATGTAGCTTTAAAACTTACTCCAGAAATGGAGAAAATCGCGGTAATCATTGTAACATTGATTTTGTTAGGACTTATAGTTAAAATGGCGATTTTCCCCCTTCATACATGGCTTCCAGACGCTCATGCTGAAGCTCCAACACCTATTAGCGCTTTGCTTTCTCCAGCCATGATTGGAATAGGTGGTTACGCAGCTATTAGAATAATTTATACAGCTTTCCCAATAATCGTTTCTAACTATAACTTCATCATTGCCACTTCAATTTTAGCTTTAATCACGATGTTTTATGGAGCTTCAATGGCTTTAGTGCAAGAAGATGTAAAAAGATTACTTGCTTACTCAAGTATAAGCCAAATGGGTTACCTTTTATTTGGTGTAGCTTCAACTTCAATCTTAGGTTTAACTGGAGCTGCATTACTTTATATGAGTCACGGCTTCGCTAAAGCTGTTCTCTTCATGATTTCAGGAATATTTATTCATCAATTTCATACTAGAAAAATAAGCGATTTAGGTGGTTTAGCTGCAGAAATGCCTTATACAGCTACAGCAGCTTTAATCTCATTCTTAAGTTTAGCTGGAACACCGCCTTTTTTAGGTTTTTGGGGTGAATTATTTATTTTTGCAGGTGCGATGCATTCTAGCTTATTAAATGTTGTAT includes:
- a CDS encoding V-type ATP synthase subunit D, with the translated sequence MPVGLGAGIKPTRGFLLQLKKRVGFIEEGYKLLELKRDELANELRINLEELSIKKKAFEEKIEAAFKNLSLAYALLGSKEITSQSEAVEKNFEVEILPKSVMGILVPYLKIINKPSIINKLGPIARFVAKQFSDLIEELLKVAELEARIERIADDLEKTNRKVNALEKIVIPQYKLIIKQIEDRLDEDMLEEFIRTKFVRAVIAKRRA
- a CDS encoding V-type ATP synthase subunit B, coding for MVEKAGLIYRSTSEIKGPLLVVQGVKGAAYNELVEVKLPDGSEMIGTVLDTFSDKAVIQVFGATEGLELKVSVRFTGEVINIPLSDDLIGRVFSGSFKPLDHLPEPIGKERREIFGSVINPAAREPPSEFIQTGISAIDGMNSLVRGQKLPFFSEAGLPHNIAAAQVARQATIPGKEEEFAVVFCAMGIKHEEYEFFRREFEKTGALENSVMILNLADDPIIERIIAPRVAQTIAEYLAFNLDMHVLTILTDMTNYGEALRSISVAREEVPTRKGYPGYLYTDLATIYERAGKIKGKKGSVTLMPILTMPGGDITHPIPDLSGYITEGQLILDKDLYLRGIYPPINVLPSLSRLMKDGVGPGRTREDHLGVSNQLYMAYAEGVKARGLVRIIGEVGLSERERKYLRFAEEFERKFVNQGVYENRSLERTLEIAWDLLSMLPEDELIRVKEEHIKKYHPKYKAAAV
- a CDS encoding V-type ATPase subunit → MPEYLIVRCHGLKTHLLPNQAIEALASSKNIKEFADVLASTDYGNKIRELKEINAYELEQIFTDELIKRYSYVVNAASNTMQDFLKVYAKRFEIEALTKILRSKTSKTTTSKNIKSFLPSIQELSTLNLDRLIEAETIERTIELLKGTAYFKIVKSLEFYQKYNSVLPLETHLKKIYYEMVFQALETLPNEDQEEIKKLLGIEIDALNCFTALSPILYNYAPELTKQMLIPFFFKVPLSSLKEVIESKSLHTALTVFKGYENVIKPLVEKGDEVLTEINVFKLLKEKADEIMVKSSINFAYAIAYLALCEIEWRNLTLIAFLTQQNIEAKPYLIL
- a CDS encoding V-type ATP synthase subunit K (produces ATP from ADP in the presence of a proton gradient across the membrane; the K subunit is a nonenzymatic component which binds the dimeric form by interacting with the G and E subunits), which encodes MKLKKLLISLVMAFYLLVGLTSVALAAQETVPQEGKFLAMALGVGLSSIGAGYAVAKTGAAASATITEKPELFGRTIVYVGMAEGIAIYGLLIAFLIWIT
- a CDS encoding NADH-quinone oxidoreductase subunit L codes for the protein MDDALNLLLQSLIIPAAFSVLILPLGKVYKQKSGWIVFLVLLYPTIIYSYITLNLFTGFIKDGIKASYVWAPYIGNLTLLADGLSAPIAFTIALLSALIAIYSIGYMTEAENIEVYYSLYLLYAVGMLGTVLTTNLAAFFLFFELMLIPSWALIAVWGTGPKEAIAFKYFMFTEAGALSLLTGILITRFQFGTFEIFDVALKLTPEMEKIAVIIVTLILLGLIVKMAIFPLHTWLPDAHAEAPTPISALLSPAMIGIGGYAAIRIIYTAFPIIVSNYNFIIATSILALITMFYGASMALVQEDVKRLLAYSSISQMGYLLFGVASTSILGLTGAALLYMSHGFAKAVLFMISGIFIHQFHTRKISDLGGLAAEMPYTATAALISFLSLAGTPPFLGFWGELFIFAGAMHSSLLNVVSQGLTRVVITALAVIASIFTAGYGLKAFRKIFFGERKGNLKAVTEGPLTMLAPIIILAALSFILGIYPTLISKELGAFFSQLIP